Proteins co-encoded in one Bacillus paramycoides genomic window:
- a CDS encoding MMPL family transporter gives MKKHPLHMLGRLVAGKHTQWITLSVWILITLVLSFTLPQVNSTKEPNPKNLPETAMSQQAEALMKKEFPNNAGNPLLVVWYRDGGLQSQDYKLIQDVYKELKAGPLKEQSTLPPFDTIPEQVLSKSASKDGTSFVTPVFFNKAAGTDILKGNLDDLRKIVNSKVDGDPFKQKISDSGLHVRLSGPVGIQTDAVSLFSQADVKLLIATVLLVLVLLILLYRSPILAILPLLVVGFAYGIISPTLGFLADHGWIKVDAQAISIMTVLLFGAGTDYCLFLISRYREYLLEEESKYKALQLAIKASGGAIIMSALTVVLGLGTLLLAHYGAFHRFAVPFSVAVFIMGIAALTILPALLLIFGRAAFFPFIPRTTSMNEELIRKKKKVVKVKKSKGAFSKKLGDVVVRRPWTIIMLTVFVLGGLASFVPRIQYTYDLLESFPKDMPSREGFTLISDHFSAGELAPVKVVVDTKGKELPIKEELEKFSFVNTVKDPKEGKENKEIQMCEVSLAENPYSIEALDQIPKLKKSVEKVLKDAGVNNAEDQLWIGGETASLYDTKQITERDEAVIIPVMISIIALLLLVYLRSIVAMVYLIVTVVLSFFSALGAGWLLLHYGMGAPAIQGAIPLYAFVFLVALGEDYNIFMVSEIWKNRKTQNHLDAVKNGVIQTGSVITSAGLILAGTFAVLGTLPIQVLVQFGIVTAIGVLLDTFIVRPLLVPAITVVLGRFAFWPGKLSRKSEEVQKVDA, from the coding sequence ATGAAAAAGCACCCGTTACATATGTTAGGGAGGCTTGTAGCAGGGAAGCATACACAATGGATAACTTTATCGGTATGGATTCTTATTACATTAGTACTTTCATTTACGTTACCGCAAGTAAATAGTACGAAAGAACCGAATCCGAAAAATTTACCTGAAACAGCTATGTCGCAGCAAGCGGAAGCACTTATGAAAAAAGAGTTTCCGAATAATGCAGGGAATCCTTTATTAGTAGTATGGTATAGAGATGGTGGATTACAGTCGCAGGATTATAAACTCATACAAGATGTTTATAAAGAGTTAAAAGCTGGTCCTTTAAAGGAGCAATCAACATTACCACCATTTGATACAATCCCGGAACAAGTATTATCAAAAAGTGCATCAAAAGATGGTACATCATTTGTTACACCAGTATTCTTTAACAAGGCTGCTGGAACAGATATATTAAAAGGAAATCTTGATGATTTAAGAAAGATAGTGAATAGTAAGGTCGATGGAGATCCATTTAAACAAAAAATAAGTGATTCTGGATTACATGTTCGATTATCTGGACCAGTAGGCATTCAAACAGATGCAGTTAGTTTGTTTAGTCAAGCAGATGTAAAATTATTAATTGCAACTGTACTACTCGTATTAGTCCTATTAATTTTACTGTACCGTTCACCAATCTTAGCAATTTTACCTTTACTTGTTGTTGGCTTTGCATACGGTATTATTAGTCCGACGCTTGGTTTTTTAGCTGATCACGGATGGATTAAAGTAGATGCACAGGCGATATCAATTATGACCGTACTATTGTTTGGTGCTGGGACGGATTATTGTCTATTTTTAATTTCGAGATATCGAGAATACTTGCTAGAAGAAGAAAGCAAATATAAGGCATTGCAACTTGCAATTAAAGCTTCTGGCGGAGCAATTATAATGAGTGCGTTAACTGTTGTACTTGGGTTAGGAACACTATTACTTGCTCATTATGGTGCCTTTCATCGATTTGCAGTACCATTTAGTGTTGCTGTATTCATAATGGGAATTGCTGCTTTAACGATTTTACCAGCGCTATTATTAATTTTCGGTAGAGCTGCATTCTTCCCATTTATACCGAGAACAACTTCAATGAATGAGGAATTGATAAGAAAGAAAAAGAAAGTAGTAAAAGTTAAAAAATCAAAAGGTGCCTTTAGTAAAAAACTTGGAGATGTCGTAGTACGAAGACCGTGGACAATAATTATGCTCACTGTATTTGTATTAGGTGGATTGGCATCATTTGTACCACGTATTCAATACACATATGACCTATTAGAATCGTTTCCTAAAGATATGCCTTCACGCGAAGGATTTACGTTAATTAGTGATCATTTCTCAGCTGGTGAACTAGCGCCAGTAAAAGTTGTTGTTGATACGAAAGGAAAAGAGCTTCCTATAAAAGAGGAACTAGAGAAATTTTCGTTTGTAAATACAGTTAAAGACCCAAAAGAGGGTAAAGAAAATAAGGAAATACAAATGTGTGAGGTTTCTTTAGCTGAAAATCCATACTCAATTGAAGCGTTAGATCAAATCCCTAAATTGAAAAAAAGTGTAGAAAAAGTATTAAAAGATGCTGGGGTTAATAATGCAGAAGATCAACTATGGATTGGTGGAGAAACAGCGTCATTGTATGATACAAAGCAAATTACGGAACGTGATGAAGCAGTTATCATTCCAGTAATGATTAGTATTATAGCTTTATTATTACTTGTTTACTTACGATCAATTGTTGCGATGGTTTATTTAATTGTAACGGTTGTATTATCATTCTTCTCGGCATTAGGAGCAGGGTGGTTATTACTTCATTATGGTATGGGGGCACCGGCCATTCAAGGTGCGATACCTTTATATGCATTCGTATTTTTAGTTGCTTTAGGTGAAGATTATAATATCTTTATGGTTTCAGAAATATGGAAAAACAGAAAGACACAAAATCATTTGGATGCAGTAAAAAATGGGGTTATACAAACAGGTAGTGTCATTACATCAGCAGGTTTAATTTTAGCAGGAACTTTTGCGGTATTAGGTACACTTCCAATTCAAGTTCTTGTTCAATTTGGTATTGTAACAGCAATTGGTGTATTACTAGATACGTTTATTGTTAGACCGTTACTTGTACCAGCAATTACAGTTGTTCTAGGACGCTTTGCTTTTTGGCCAGGAAAGCTTTCAAGAAAGAGTGAAGAAGTACAAAAGGTGGATGCATAG
- a CDS encoding DUF4021 family protein, with product MDNKNVNKKENVTENATPIQNDNTANLNIEEQAMNGLYGMPETAIEDADHAETEDLTSKN from the coding sequence ATGGATAATAAAAATGTAAATAAAAAAGAAAATGTTACCGAAAACGCTACACCTATTCAAAATGATAATACTGCAAATCTTAATATCGAAGAACAAGCAATGAACGGCTTATATGGAATGCCAGAAACTGCTATTGAAGATGCTGATCACGCTGAAACTGAAGATTTGACTTCAAAAAATTAA
- a CDS encoding MBL fold metallo-hydrolase, with the protein MEIAKGVEMLQLEFQEFIIHPILLWDDEMAVLIDTGFPGQFEDIQVGMEKVGVSFDKLKVVILTHQDIDHIGSLPELLQRCGSNIKVYAHELEKPYIEGDLPLLKDGKIENPPKGKVSNTVIDGQELSYCGGILILHTPGHTPGHISLYLKQSKTLIAGDSMYSVNGKLGGIHTPTTLNVKEAQQSLKKYLNLDIESVVCYHGGLSKGNINIQIQKL; encoded by the coding sequence ATGGAGATTGCCAAAGGGGTAGAAATGTTACAACTTGAGTTTCAAGAATTTATTATTCACCCAATTCTTTTATGGGATGATGAAATGGCAGTTTTAATAGATACTGGTTTTCCTGGACAATTTGAAGATATACAAGTAGGGATGGAAAAGGTTGGGGTATCATTTGATAAGCTAAAAGTGGTGATTTTGACGCATCAGGATATAGATCATATAGGTAGTCTTCCGGAGTTATTGCAACGCTGTGGAAGTAATATTAAAGTTTATGCGCACGAGTTAGAGAAGCCATATATTGAGGGAGATTTACCTTTATTGAAGGATGGAAAAATTGAGAATCCACCAAAAGGAAAAGTGAGTAATACTGTGATTGACGGGCAAGAACTTTCGTATTGCGGTGGGATACTAATTCTACATACTCCAGGGCATACGCCGGGGCATATTAGTTTATATTTGAAACAAAGTAAAACTCTTATTGCAGGAGACTCAATGTATAGTGTGAATGGAAAGTTAGGAGGAATTCATACCCCAACAACTTTAAATGTTAAAGAAGCACAGCAGTCTTTGAAGAAGTATTTAAATTTAGATATTGAATCTGTAGTTTGTTATCATGGTGGATTAAGTAAGGGGAATATAAATATTCAAATTCAAAAGTTGTAA
- a CDS encoding TetR/AcrR family transcriptional regulator translates to MDLEQKQRPLGRPRQNKNTKSTKETILEVATRLFLTQNYQVVSMDDVAKVCGVTKATVYYYYSTKADLFTATMIQMMVRIRENMSQILSTNKTLKERLLDFAKVYLHATMDIDMKNFMKDAKLSLSEEQLKQLKNAEDSMYEVLEKALDNAMQIGEIPKGNAKFVAHAFVSLLSIGNFKDENHNPILTNIDELAQEIVSFYWNGLGC, encoded by the coding sequence ATAGATTTGGAACAAAAACAACGTCCTCTTGGAAGGCCTCGTCAAAATAAAAATACAAAATCTACAAAAGAAACCATTTTGGAAGTGGCAACTCGGCTATTTCTTACTCAAAATTATCAAGTCGTTTCCATGGATGATGTCGCAAAAGTTTGTGGTGTTACGAAAGCAACCGTCTACTATTACTATTCAACAAAAGCAGATTTATTTACCGCTACTATGATTCAAATGATGGTACGTATACGCGAGAATATGTCTCAAATCCTTTCTACAAATAAAACTTTAAAAGAAAGATTATTGGACTTTGCTAAAGTCTACTTACACGCAACAATGGATATTGATATGAAAAATTTTATGAAAGATGCAAAGCTATCGTTATCTGAAGAACAATTGAAACAATTAAAAAATGCTGAAGATAGCATGTATGAAGTGCTAGAAAAAGCACTCGATAACGCGATGCAAATTGGAGAAATCCCAAAAGGAAACGCTAAGTTTGTGGCTCATGCATTCGTATCTTTATTATCGATTGGGAATTTTAAAGATGAGAATCACAATCCTATTCTTACAAATATAGATGAATTAGCACAAGAAATCGTTTCTTTTTATTGGAACGGATTAGGCTGTTAA
- a CDS encoding sulfotransferase family 2 domain-containing protein: MSNSNASSVIVAQERIPHFQKDFPLILFWSQKSGCTSLAHWFFYQINELKTAFKYHSFIHNYEYEVYKVAPTYQSKLIKALQKNQKKTYKLVRNPYYRAVSSFVSHIGPPGYQLPQWKPIKHFLYNDENSVKGFSFKQYLYYIQHIKKQQAYLDPHIDQQYILGEEQFVSNYIYLERFNIKIRALEMKYNLKKSPLHIITKSWHHQSDKMSHEGNYADVDITDPLFPRLPTYKSFYDNECLQLVYSIFYQDFKVYKYPSVLDN, from the coding sequence ATGTCAAATTCAAATGCATCTAGTGTTATAGTTGCACAAGAACGTATACCACATTTTCAAAAAGATTTTCCTCTCATTTTATTTTGGAGTCAAAAAAGTGGTTGTACCTCCCTTGCGCATTGGTTTTTTTATCAAATTAATGAATTAAAAACAGCATTTAAATATCATTCTTTTATTCATAATTACGAGTATGAGGTATATAAAGTAGCACCCACCTATCAAAGTAAACTGATAAAAGCGTTACAAAAGAATCAAAAAAAGACATACAAATTAGTCAGAAATCCCTATTATAGAGCGGTTAGTTCTTTCGTTTCACATATAGGTCCTCCAGGATATCAGCTACCGCAATGGAAGCCTATTAAACACTTCCTTTATAATGATGAAAACAGTGTGAAAGGATTTTCGTTCAAACAATATTTATATTATATTCAGCATATAAAAAAGCAGCAGGCTTACTTAGACCCACATATTGATCAACAATATATACTTGGAGAAGAGCAATTTGTTTCCAATTATATTTACCTTGAGCGGTTTAACATAAAAATTCGTGCGTTAGAAATGAAATATAATCTAAAAAAATCTCCACTCCATATCATAACAAAATCATGGCATCATCAATCTGATAAAATGTCACATGAAGGAAATTATGCAGATGTAGACATAACTGATCCCCTATTTCCAAGACTACCTACATATAAAAGTTTTTATGATAATGAATGTTTACAACTTGTATATTCTATATTTTATCAGGATTTCAAGGTATATAAGTATCCTAGTGTTTTGGACAATTAA
- a CDS encoding GNAT family N-acetyltransferase yields MTIISIEKASILDAEKLTEIMTKTFDEEAKRWLSGQGNVIDYNIQPPGYSSVEKMKYSIEELDSFKVIMDGRIIGGIIVTISGKSYGRVDRIFVDPVYQGKGIGSHVIKLIEEEYPNIRIWDLETSSRQINNHHFYKKMGYEIIFKSEDEYCYVKRITVDSAEEDVIKNKDMKNSQYENCNLANTEYYQVNLKNGSFVGSNMMNMKMSNCNLNQSNFRNINFRNSSYADLNLSGSKFDFVTLGGVQFKDTSLGEDKDPISFNRCDLEGSTISNSNLKNIEIENCDIFGMKINGMPIENLLELYNKLKSYVV; encoded by the coding sequence ATGACAATAATATCTATAGAAAAAGCTTCAATTTTAGATGCCGAAAAGTTAACAGAAATAATGACAAAAACATTTGATGAAGAAGCAAAACGATGGCTATCCGGTCAAGGTAATGTTATTGACTATAACATCCAACCACCAGGATATTCTTCAGTAGAAAAGATGAAATATTCGATTGAAGAGCTGGATTCTTTCAAAGTGATAATGGATGGAAGAATAATCGGAGGAATTATAGTAACAATCTCTGGTAAATCATATGGCCGAGTTGATCGTATTTTTGTAGATCCTGTTTACCAAGGAAAAGGAATTGGATCACATGTTATAAAATTAATAGAAGAGGAATATCCGAACATAAGGATTTGGGATCTCGAAACATCCAGTAGACAAATAAATAATCATCATTTTTATAAAAAAATGGGCTATGAAATCATTTTTAAATCTGAAGATGAGTATTGTTATGTAAAAAGAATCACTGTAGATTCAGCTGAAGAGGACGTAATAAAAAATAAAGATATGAAAAATAGCCAATACGAAAACTGTAATCTAGCAAATACAGAGTATTATCAAGTGAATTTAAAAAACGGTTCCTTTGTTGGTAGCAATATGATGAATATGAAGATGAGTAATTGTAATTTGAATCAATCAAATTTTAGAAATATAAATTTTAGAAATTCTTCATATGCAGATTTAAATCTTTCTGGTAGTAAATTTGATTTTGTGACTTTAGGTGGAGTTCAATTTAAAGATACAAGTCTCGGAGAAGATAAGGATCCTATTTCATTTAATAGATGTGATTTAGAAGGTAGTACGATTAGTAATAGTAATCTGAAAAATATTGAAATAGAAAATTGTGATATATTCGGTATGAAAATAAATGGTATGCCAATTGAAAATTTACTTGAGTTATATAATAAATTGAAAAGTTACGTGGTGTAG
- a CDS encoding DUF421 domain-containing protein, with product MNFILEAFILILSGILLLRIAGRKSISQMTLAQTVVMISIGTIIVQPIVEKSVLKAIVSALIFVISVVILEYLQLKSNAFEKFITGKSKTVIENGILNVVALKKMRLTVDQLEMRLRNKGISKIEDVKTATLEPNGQLGYELKEDAKPLTVGDLKKLIQPQFLNQNMMSNNLKDLQEKIIIQIYSKKLMLTLIKNIMI from the coding sequence ATGAATTTTATTTTGGAAGCATTTATTTTAATTTTGAGCGGCATTCTTTTATTACGAATAGCAGGTAGAAAATCTATTTCGCAAATGACGTTAGCACAAACTGTAGTAATGATTTCTATTGGTACAATTATTGTACAACCTATTGTAGAAAAAAGTGTATTAAAGGCTATTGTAAGTGCACTTATATTTGTCATTTCAGTGGTTATTTTGGAATATCTACAATTAAAATCAAATGCATTTGAGAAGTTTATTACTGGTAAATCTAAAACAGTGATTGAAAATGGCATTTTAAATGTTGTTGCTCTAAAGAAAATGCGTTTAACAGTGGATCAATTAGAAATGAGATTACGTAATAAGGGAATTTCAAAAATTGAAGATGTAAAAACTGCAACGCTAGAACCCAATGGTCAATTAGGGTATGAGTTAAAAGAGGATGCAAAACCATTAACAGTTGGAGACCTAAAAAAGCTAATTCAACCACAATTTTTAAATCAAAATATGATGTCAAATAATCTAAAAGATTTACAAGAAAAAATAATAATTCAAATATATTCCAAGAAATTAATGCTCACTCTCATCAAGAACATCATGATTTAA
- a CDS encoding PH domain-containing protein, giving the protein MKANLKTIREYVNNEEDILSTIYCVINFGYISRSGILAATNKKLLFCSDAMFGKGLKWEFLYTEIQNFNHTDGVVLEMSAIPFIKKITMNYKDDFIVFDNFSNPQNVQSFFELVQSKQ; this is encoded by the coding sequence ATGAAGGCGAATCTAAAAACTATAAGAGAATACGTAAACAACGAGGAAGATATTCTTTCTACAATCTACTGCGTAATCAATTTTGGTTATATAAGTAGATCTGGGATTTTAGCTGCTACAAATAAAAAATTATTGTTCTGCTCTGATGCCATGTTTGGAAAAGGACTGAAATGGGAATTTCTATACACTGAGATTCAAAATTTCAATCATACAGATGGGGTAGTGCTAGAAATGTCTGCGATCCCCTTTATCAAAAAAATAACTATGAACTATAAAGACGATTTTATTGTGTTTGACAATTTTTCAAATCCACAAAACGTACAATCCTTTTTTGAGTTGGTTCAATCGAAGCAATAA
- a CDS encoding sulfite exporter TauE/SafE family protein: protein MSISIIIMGMVVGGLVGMTGIGGAALLTPFLLTVGITPSIAVGTDLLYNSITKMFGITQHWKQKTINYKLVRYLALGSIPSAIIAITTIQFLPILHQNREELLKYIIGYVLIVAAISIFIKILFYDQSVPNYFQKQTVEQKKNVTIFIGAILGFVVGLTSVGSGSLFAIVMIYLYQMKPSELVGTDITHAFILVTVASILNMKLGNVDYILTINLLIGSIPGVIIGSKLSSKIPVKPLQLLLALIIFVSGLKLVILY from the coding sequence ATGAGTATTTCAATCATAATTATGGGGATGGTTGTAGGGGGGCTAGTTGGAATGACAGGAATAGGAGGAGCTGCATTACTGACGCCCTTTCTATTAACGGTAGGCATTACCCCATCTATAGCCGTTGGTACAGATCTACTATATAATTCTATCACTAAAATGTTTGGGATAACCCAACATTGGAAACAAAAAACAATTAACTACAAACTAGTAAGATATTTAGCTTTAGGTAGTATACCTAGTGCAATTATCGCAATAACAACCATTCAATTCTTACCAATTTTGCATCAAAATCGAGAAGAATTGCTCAAATATATAATAGGTTATGTTCTAATTGTTGCAGCCATCTCTATTTTTATAAAAATCCTTTTTTACGATCAATCTGTTCCAAATTACTTTCAAAAACAAACTGTAGAACAAAAGAAGAATGTAACTATTTTTATTGGTGCTATACTTGGTTTTGTTGTTGGACTTACTTCTGTTGGCTCTGGTTCTTTATTTGCTATTGTTATGATATATTTATATCAAATGAAGCCATCTGAATTAGTAGGAACAGATATTACGCATGCTTTTATATTAGTTACTGTTGCAAGCATACTAAATATGAAGTTAGGAAACGTAGATTATATATTAACAATCAATTTGCTTATCGGTTCTATTCCAGGAGTCATCATAGGTAGTAAATTATCTAGCAAGATTCCTGTTAAACCACTACAATTACTTTTAGCTTTAATTATTTTCGTTAGTGGACTAAAATTAGTCATTCTGTATTGA
- a CDS encoding sulfotransferase family protein, whose amino-acid sequence MSIPNKSKLFLILSSHRSGSSATAGILDVLGIHMGDSLLKPSSTNPKGYFENVDFVHLNDKILNSIGAAWNNPPKREELRCSIELSSDIFSFLSKHIKPLWGLKDPRMILTFDIWKPYLNQLKDITYIFTWRPIQESVSSLVNRNKIDEQTAASILTRYHENLLYYRNLLEQENKDIIDVHFDKLLESPEKLVKEINYRIGNKHHNNLDKVKNFLDKKLKYF is encoded by the coding sequence TTGAGTATTCCAAATAAAAGTAAACTATTTTTAATATTATCTTCTCATCGTTCTGGTTCCAGTGCGACAGCTGGAATATTGGATGTCTTAGGGATACATATGGGAGATTCGTTATTAAAACCTTCATCTACTAATCCAAAAGGTTACTTTGAAAATGTGGATTTTGTGCATCTAAATGATAAAATTCTTAATTCAATTGGTGCCGCTTGGAATAACCCACCTAAAAGAGAAGAGCTTCGTTGCTCCATCGAACTATCAAGTGATATATTCTCTTTTTTAAGTAAACATATTAAACCTCTATGGGGATTGAAAGACCCTAGAATGATTTTAACATTTGATATATGGAAACCATATCTGAATCAGTTAAAGGACATTACATATATATTTACTTGGCGACCAATACAAGAATCTGTATCTTCTCTTGTAAACAGGAATAAGATTGACGAACAAACTGCTGCGAGTATCTTGACACGTTATCATGAAAACCTTCTATATTACCGGAATCTACTTGAGCAAGAAAACAAAGATATTATTGATGTACATTTTGATAAGCTACTGGAAAGCCCTGAAAAACTTGTCAAGGAGATAAATTATAGAATAGGAAATAAACACCATAATAATCTAGATAAGGTGAAAAACTTTTTAGATAAAAAACTAAAATATTTTTAA
- a CDS encoding DUF421 domain-containing protein — MSYLPEWTLVILRSVFILIILFAITKYLGKRQISQLSFFEYIAGMTIGSIAAQVSTGLDQKFFHGVFAILIFASIPFVVGVISLKNKAARDFFEGKSTVLIKDGKILEDNLKKEKYTSDELLELLRGNGTFSISAVEFAILEPSGELNVLLKKASQPLTAKDLGLKVPNEKEPQTVIMDGNVLDEPLSASGHNRAWLHSELEKLGVVIENIFLAQVDSYGQLTIDIYNDKLQMPSPQNKPLLLASLKKCYADLELFSLETKSKKASKMYSKNAQQIEAILNRITYLLKE; from the coding sequence ATGTCGTACCTACCTGAATGGACACTTGTCATTCTCCGCTCTGTATTTATATTAATTATTTTATTTGCTATCACAAAATATTTAGGGAAAAGGCAAATCTCTCAACTTTCTTTTTTCGAGTACATAGCTGGAATGACAATTGGTAGTATCGCAGCTCAAGTATCTACAGGGCTAGACCAAAAGTTTTTCCATGGCGTCTTTGCAATACTTATTTTCGCTTCAATCCCTTTTGTTGTGGGGGTTATTTCTTTAAAAAACAAAGCCGCAAGAGATTTCTTTGAAGGTAAGTCTACAGTTTTAATAAAGGATGGCAAAATACTTGAGGATAATTTAAAGAAAGAAAAGTATACAAGTGATGAATTACTTGAACTTCTCCGAGGGAATGGGACCTTTAGTATATCCGCAGTAGAATTTGCCATTTTGGAACCGAGCGGAGAATTGAATGTATTATTAAAGAAAGCTTCTCAGCCCCTTACTGCAAAAGACCTCGGCTTAAAAGTACCAAATGAAAAAGAACCGCAAACTGTTATTATGGATGGAAATGTACTAGATGAGCCTCTTTCAGCAAGCGGGCATAACCGCGCTTGGTTACATTCTGAGCTTGAAAAACTCGGTGTTGTTATTGAAAATATCTTTCTTGCTCAAGTGGATTCATACGGACAACTTACTATCGACATTTACAATGACAAACTCCAAATGCCTTCTCCTCAAAACAAACCTTTATTGTTGGCATCTTTAAAAAAATGTTATGCGGATCTTGAACTATTTTCTTTAGAAACGAAATCTAAAAAGGCAAGTAAAATGTATAGTAAAAATGCACAACAAATTGAAGCTATTTTAAACAGGATAACCTACCTTTTAAAAGAATAA
- a CDS encoding CgeB family protein has product MSILNINILFVQSGIPFYYPSLEMSIYNALKKAVQTVTMVSSKEAIKTAIKTKPDFILVLHGLHPDFNQVIPMLKDYGFKTGLWLTDDPYYSDLTQHIVPQYDYVFTQDSGIIDFYKKIGCNHVFYIPLASDPSIYKPAHNNVSYLYDITFLGTAFENRLSFIDSIADYLKQKNTCIIGYGWEELQNYELLKDKIKLKALGTYEESLQYYTSTKININMHRTTQDQTLNCNSLQIEAHSINNRTFEIANACAFQLTDVRCNLMKHYTLGSEIETFHSSTEFITKAEYYLAHEKERLQIATNAYKRTLREHTYDHRIRQLLDSINI; this is encoded by the coding sequence ATGAGCATTTTAAATATAAATATTTTGTTCGTGCAATCTGGTATCCCTTTTTATTATCCATCATTAGAAATGTCTATATATAATGCTCTTAAGAAAGCCGTACAAACTGTCACAATGGTTTCCAGTAAAGAAGCTATTAAAACAGCAATCAAAACAAAACCAGATTTCATCCTAGTTCTACACGGTTTACATCCAGATTTCAATCAGGTCATTCCCATGTTAAAAGATTATGGTTTTAAAACGGGACTATGGTTAACAGATGATCCTTATTATTCCGATCTTACACAACACATTGTGCCACAGTATGACTATGTCTTTACACAAGATTCTGGAATAATCGATTTTTACAAAAAAATAGGTTGCAATCATGTATTTTACATCCCTTTAGCATCAGACCCAAGTATATATAAACCAGCACATAATAATGTCTCTTATTTATATGATATTACTTTTTTAGGTACTGCATTTGAAAATCGATTGTCTTTTATTGATTCCATTGCAGATTATTTGAAACAAAAAAACACATGTATTATAGGTTACGGTTGGGAGGAATTACAGAATTATGAATTATTGAAAGATAAAATTAAATTGAAAGCCTTAGGGACATATGAGGAGAGCTTACAGTATTATACATCTACTAAAATTAATATCAACATGCATCGTACTACACAGGATCAAACATTGAATTGTAACTCTTTACAAATTGAAGCACATTCTATCAATAACCGGACATTTGAAATTGCAAATGCATGTGCTTTTCAATTAACAGATGTACGTTGTAATCTTATGAAACATTACACATTAGGTTCTGAAATAGAAACGTTTCATTCCTCTACAGAATTCATTACAAAAGCAGAGTATTATTTAGCGCATGAAAAAGAACGATTACAAATTGCAACGAATGCATATAAAAGAACGTTACGGGAGCATACTTATGATCATCGGATACGTCAATTATTGGATAGCATCAATATATAA
- a CDS encoding GNAT family N-acetyltransferase, whose translation MNNSINYTMEHPTDFNELLAMYESLGWNSLQLTVNELEQMCNQSWYAMYAFDDKKLVGMGRIISDGVITGVICGVCVLPEYQSIGIGKEIVERLIHHCEQNKVIPQLMCVEKLQSYYESIGFEAFSVGMTKHIIR comes from the coding sequence ATGAATAATAGTATAAATTACACAATGGAACACCCAACAGATTTCAATGAATTATTAGCGATGTATGAATCTTTAGGATGGAATTCTCTTCAATTAACGGTTAACGAGTTAGAACAAATGTGTAACCAAAGTTGGTATGCAATGTATGCTTTTGATGATAAGAAGTTAGTAGGGATGGGGCGTATTATATCAGATGGCGTAATAACAGGCGTTATTTGTGGTGTTTGTGTATTACCAGAGTATCAGTCCATTGGTATTGGAAAAGAAATAGTAGAACGATTAATCCATCACTGCGAACAAAACAAAGTTATTCCTCAACTTATGTGTGTGGAAAAATTGCAATCTTATTATGAATCTATAGGGTTTGAGGCATTTTCTGTTGGAATGACAAAACATATTATAAGATAG